The genomic stretch TAGACTTAGGGTTACAGAAGATGATCTGAACGCGTTGAGGGCATTGCAGAGTGGCTTTAAGAAGTGCGTGGTGAGTCTCTGTATATACTTTTAGGATTTCATTCTTTGGCAATTTGACATTCCTTTTCAACGTATACATAATCTCTGTAGTAAATATGTCTATGCTTACGTCAGGAGACTACTCAAATTATCTTTGAGAAACATAGTCAGTGTGGCTCAGAGGTTGGCATAGTAGCATAAATATATCACTTCCAAGTTAACCTTAACTCCAATAGGGTCCTTTGAGTACCCTTTGGTTTAGAGTTGAAAGATACATTAAATTCCATGTTAATATGAATGTCCAAGTTTCCTACTCAACATCCGGTTCTTAGAAACTCTTTATTGAGTTAACGAGTTCATAGGCTTCATATGCTCTTGGCTTCTGGTGTAACAGGGAAGCAGTAGACCTAACTCCCTTTGAAGGCCTGCATTCACATTGGCTTCTACTTTGAGTTAGTAATGTGTGCTATATATTTTTCTACTACTTCTAATTGACCTCCCAAGCGACATACATCCTATAGGATTTTTAAGTGCTCAAGATACCAGTTTAATAATAAGTTCTTTTTTAAGTTGCAGAAGTTCTTCATTCTGATTGCGTCAACATAGCAGTGCTTGTGTAACCTTAGGCCCAGATGATCCAAATAACACCTTTGGTATCTGATATAATTGCTTGTGTCACCCATTACACTGCACTTGTTTGAGCTTTGGAGGTTAAGCATTAGTGTTTTTCATCTTTCAAGATTGAGACAGAATATCACAATATTAATTGCAGTTAGCCGTATGTGATATGATTGTTGTGCTGGTAATCAAACTCCATATTGCAATAGTAGTGAGTTCCACCTTTACATGGTTTTCaaattagttaaaattatttgaagTGATGAATGAAAACTTTATGTCTTATTTGCAGAGCTAATTATTATCTTGTAATAGTGCAGGATTCCAATGGTTTAGGATTACAGGCTCTTATAAGCCAGGATTTTTGTCAAGTTAAGATACAGTACCCCAGTGATACAGTGTCAAAGTGGGTGAGTTTGTTTCTGACATGATGAATCTTGATTTTTTCCTCCATGATGAATCTTGGAATAGAATGTTAACATGTTTCCGCATGATTGCAGTTTACTTGCCTTTCATGTTTGCCTGTTTTGATAAGGACATTTTAGGAAAAGTCGGCATGTCATTCCCTTAGGCTTCCTAACGAAGGCAAAAAATAAAATAGTGACTAGAAAAACTAATGATAGAAAGTGATTGAAAAAACCAATTGGGTTTCCTCTTTTATCTCATTCAGGGGAAAGAAATATATAAACTTACTTTCACTTCATTTCCTTGTAAAGAAACAAAGAGCACAACAATCATAAttttcatcatttttcaattattaaaaatttggaaaaaattACTACTACTAATAAGTTAAACATAGAAGAATAattttgtcttttattttttaaaattgagtgGGTCGGTTTAAAATTGAGTGGGTTGGCTTGCAGCTAACTTGGTATCTTTTCACCCTATCTGGGTGGACGTAGTTTAAAGAAAATTGAGAGAGACAAATCTCTCTCCATTTGTTTCCCTGTCTCTGTTTTTGGCAAACAAATGGATGGAGGCTGGAGAGGAATGAATAGCCACCACATCCTTAAGCTCTTTCATATGCTGTAAGAAACATGGCGTTAGGTTGCAGAACTTTAAGGAACATTTCAGTATAAACTTTTTGTAGCATTTGTCTTTAGTAACTATGTTCGTCTCATCCACTATGACCACCCTTAGATTTTAGGTCATTCTTGAGAATCTGAATTACTTTCCTGTGCAGGATAATTTATTATTACAGCTTTGTTTTCTTCAGAGTGATTGATTCTTGAGCCAAAGAACCCAACTTAGTTGTAAAGTACATCAAGGAAAAAAGAACTATTTATGACTCTTGCTTCTGCAACATAGGCTTGATGACTGGTCCTATCACATCTATTTTGATGATCACACATGAATTGACTACATTTGTTCATCTGCAAGAACAATGCTAGTTTTCCTTAAAAAGTTCTGCATTATTTTTTCATATGCTTTTGTACCCAATTTTCTAGATAtgttgtttttcattttcattgttTATGCGAACTTGCAATCTTAGAAGATTTTGTTTatgaaagaaaaagaaggaaAGTATACATTCATTGTTTCACAAATGAGTTCTTTCACGAGTACAAATCATTGCAGATGTGATGTTTATCTATTTAGCTTTATGTTGTTTAGTATATTGGCTAAATTTGTGCAATCAATTTGTATCTAAGTTTCTATGCTAACTTTTATAGAGTGACCCTGAAACCGGAGAACCTGAAGGCTTATCATTCGATTTCAACCTTTGTGAAGCAGCTGCCACTTGGGAGCAGGTCATTTTTCCATTCATGTTTCTTGAAGCATTGTGTTCAAACATCTTTTCGTCATTTCATATTTCTAACAATCAATCTATGAAACTATCAATTGTTCCAAAATATGAGCTGTGATTTAGATATGATAATGTAAGCTTCTCTGGATGTCTATGTGCCAGTTATATTATGCTTTTTGCCTCCTTATTTAACATTGGTATTGTGGTACAGTTTGCTGTTAGGTTCCTCATGAGACATGACTCATGATTTACAGACAACCTACTTCAAGCAAATAATCATCTAATTTATTGTTCAGGTTCGCAATAGTTCTACCATACTTACAAAAGAATTTATTGATGCATTACCAAATGGGTGGGAGGAATATGCATGGCGCAGGATCAATAAAGGAATACAACTGTGAGCCCACTGTTAAAAATTGAGTCAGCCATTATAGTGTTATAACCTTTCACTTGCATTAATGAGTTCAAGGAAACTTTAAGAATTGTTAATGATGTCAAATGCAGAAATTTCTTTTTTCTATTCCAGGGATCAATGCAAAAATAGAACATTATGCATGGAAAAACTTAGTTCAGTGCTTCCTGAAACACCACCTTTTGTCCCTCGGCAATTTGGACGATGTGCTGTTATTGGTAATTCTGGCGACCTTCTAAAGACAAAATTTGGGGAGGAAATAGATGGCTATGATGCTGTTGTGAGAGAAAATGGAGCTCCAATCCAGGTTTAATGGAAACCTCTCTCAGCTCACTGCATAATTTTTTTCCCTTATTTACTAAGAGGTTTTTTTCCTTCCTATTCTAATACGTCAGAACTATACACAATATGTGGGGAGGAAAAGTACATTTCGACTTCTTAACAGAGGATCTGCTAAGGCACTAGACAAAGTTGCAGAGCTTGATGGTGTGAATCTCTATTGTATATCACTATGTGCTTGTCGTAGTCAACATAATCTGAAATTTTCGTATTGCAGAAACGAAGAAGGAGGTGCTGATCATTAAAACCACTATTCATGACATCATGAACAAAATGATTCGGGTACTTGTCATGCTCAAACACTTTCTAGTGCAGTATGTTATTTCTTCTATAAGATTGGAACCTGTTATGCTATATATGTTGTCAGGCTAATTATATATCTGTGATATACACATTCATGAACCACTTATCGTTTTTGAATTTGCTTGGCTTGGTGCAGTAGTTGAGTTACCATTCATGTACTGTCAATTGTTCTCATATTTGCATGGTTCATAGTAGGCTAGCAGCTGAGTTGTCAGTTTTTGTTCATTCAACTCAACCAGTCTGGCTCAAAGAATATAAGGGCTTTTTGGCCCATCCTTGTCTGATTTTCAATAACCATAAAAGGCCATATGATGTGTGATGGGTCAGCAACTATTCTGGGGTCCATTTGGCTCAAGGCCTATCTAGTACTCTATCTTGGTGCTTTAGCTGACCTTTAGCCTCCATCATGTGATAAAATTTGACTCAAACAAGCAATAAACCTCCCCTTCTGTCCAAATTGACTGTTGAACCAAATTTGTACTATGATTGGGCCGGCAATTCATGTTATTAATTTCGTGACTGTCATTCCATTCATGTCAATGTTAAGTCATACCAACTGATAAAAGGGTagctcggtgcacgaagctcctgctatgcggggtcctggggaaggatccattgtatgcagccttaccAATTGATATAAAACTAATTTCTATATTTTATGTAAATGagttaactttctgaaaaaataaaattatacactggttaaagattttttattattttttggctATTTGATTGAAGGGAGGACAGTGTCATCTCTATGTACCCTAGGATTTATTCCTACTTGTACTTATCTGTGCAATATGTTTATGGAAAAATTATGAAACCATGATTTAAGACCATCATGATTGAATTGCAAGCGATCCTAGTTTTGTCAACAGTGATTTTCAATGATATTTGTTCCTCTTATCTCATTTAGTTGCTCAATTCATTGCATCATTCAATCAGAAAGTTGGGCAATTACAAGTTTGTGATTCTACGATAGAAACTAGTATTGATACTTAAGAAGCTACCCAAGTTAACATGGTAGCACGTCTGTTAACTTGTGTCTATTCTTTTGACTACGTTGTGGTTACATTGTACTTAGTGTTGCTTTGTTGTAATTGTTTTTGATTGAAGCACAAAAGCTAATTAACACCAAGGTAGGTCCACAAGTATCTTTTTGTAAACTGTTATTCATTTTTAGCCTTGATTAAATCCAAAAGGAAGCTTCTGTTGTGAGACAAGTCGGTCAATCTACCTACTCGAAGTTgagtttctatttttatttttcaaatgatgCTATTTCAAATAATGGTTACCAGCCAAGGAACAAGGGCATGTCTAGTTATCCAATTGTTAACTTGCATGCTTAGAGCTCCACTCTAGGATGACAGTGAACAACATCCTTTATGTAGGTTCTTATAAGTTCAATTAGGGGTGCAATAGAACCAAATCGAGTCGAATAGTATATTGATATTTGAGTTCAAACTCGAAACATATGTGATATTCGACTTCGATTCGAAGTCTGAAAATACAACTAATTCTGACTCGAGCTCAGTTCGAAATGAAATTTGAGCTCAAGTTCGGTATGAGTTGTTCGAACCTTGATTTGAGCAGAATCGAACTATAGCTCGCAATGgcttaaaatcttaattttagtATATCCAAACCAAAATTGAGTCGAAATAAACACAGCTTGGGTCGAGTTTGGCTTGCGAGTGGCTTGTGAATAATGGAACAAAATATTATGGGTTCCAATTCAGCTTAAAAAAATTATCGAGCATGGTTGAGTTTGGCtcgaattctataattcaaataCGAATCAAATATTTTCTGAGCCAACTCGAAAAGCTTGCCAGCGTGCTCGATTTATTTCCGCCCCTGAGTTCGATAAGCTACTATCCCCAATAAGTAATAATAGTTTTAACAATCTCCACTGCATGGATGATTTAACCTAAGTGAAGTTAGAATAAATGCTGCCCCATGTTGTTGAATATTAGCTCAATATACATGGTTGGAATGGGTCTTTTTAAGAAGGATTTGGGAATTGAACTGAAGATTGCTGTTGCAATGACACTATTGAGGTACTTTTTTTGTAAGTAGGTATTGTTGTTTGGAATGACGTGTGTGTGGGAATTGTTGTTTGGAATAACActattgaagttttttttttctaagtagGGATTGTTGAACGATTATTTGATGAAATTATGGTCCTCACTTTGGGTCATAAAAAATGAGTCAGTGCCCTTCTTATAGGAGTCGAGCTTCCTTAGGAAGAGTTTATTTATATGATACTATAATATCCAACTAGGGAATCAGTGGTCAATCTGGCAATGTTTACTTTAGATTCAAGTGAAACACATTCACCATAGCTCATCTTGCATACTAAGAGCAGTAGAATTTGCCACCCAGCTGCAACCTATTAACCGTATTACCTTCTCTAATAACATGAGAAACTATGACTTCAAAACCTTTTCGTTGAATGTCTATGTATTTGGCTATACTAATAGACAACGGAGGATTCAAGCCTTTCTCTAATAACATGAGAAACTATGACTTCAAAACCTTTTTATTGAACCTCTATGTATTTGGCTATACTAATAGACTACAGAGGATTCAAGCCTTTGCTCAAAATCAATAACATCTTAGCATTAGTCTCAATTTATATCCTTATATTTCCCTATGCAGCATCTTGCATTCTATCTTGCATTCCTGATATTTATTGTGCGAGGACTGGTTTAACTAACAAAATAATGGAGTAGCTTTGTGATTCAACAAAATAAATTCACCATCTGCCACTTTCAGCAATCTGAATTCATCTTTAGACCAACCATCAAAGTTTTAGATTCTAACCTCAAATAGAGTTcaaaatgatatgataagaataatATATCAGAAAAGAGTTTACGATAGAGTTAGACTATGAGATTTAGTTACAATTTTCTGTAGAGTTAGTGAGCTATATTAAATAAAGAATATCCTTAGATTCACTGTGCGTTATTCTAAACAGAATGAGGTAGGATTTCAATAATGATTAAGTTCTTAAATATATATCAAATATTGAAGTGTTTTGCAGATGTGCACATGTGTTTCTTATTAATAAGCTTAATGGACTATTTATTAAGTATTAGATGTATGCTATTTGTATTGATTGTTAGCAAGTATTATACTACATATTAAAACCTGTGTCAACAAGTTCATCAACACAAGTCCTTTACATGTGGCAATAGCAGTGAAAGGTATGAATGTATTTCGTGATTCTTTGACATTGTTCCCTTCACCAATGCTTTTATTCTAGTCTTTGAATTCTCTCTAGGCACCATTGTTTGTTGTTTGACTGCATGGCCATATTGGGTGCATGTGCTAGGATTGCTAATTGGATACACAGATCAACATCCTTCACAACCCTTTGTCATCTTCAAAGTTTCAAATCAAGCTTGAGTTGTCAACTTTGTGCTTTAATTAGCTTCCTCCATGGCCCATCTATCATCTCTGGAGCTTTCATTTCACCAAGCTGAAGGGCGAGAAGCTTGTCAACACTCCAAATCAAAATTTTGCTATTGCCTCATGTAGCATATAGCTGCTGAAGGCGGGAAGAGAGGAATGACAAGATGATTCATCCTTATGCCGCTTCATTGCGGCATCCACCTTAAGGAGGCTTTCATTGCCACCACAACTGAATAACTGATCGCTTGTCTCTAGAATTTGAGGTAATGCATTGGAAATATAAAtaacaaatatgaaaaataaagcaAGCAAACCAAGTAAGTGATTTACGTGGTTTATAACCCACCTATGATCCTTCGTTGGATCACCCTTGTAAGCCACTATTTTTTCTATTTCTTGGAAAGCTTTCAGAGGTGGAGAAAACTCTTGCACTCTCTTCTTTCAATTGATGGGAAATTAAGTACAAGTAGAGTAGCAAAAATGAGAGCAAAGAATACAATAACACGGAGCTTTGAATGAGAGAATTTGATCTTTCAATAAACTTACCATGGAGCTCCTTTTTAGCCTTCAAACAACTTTTTCAGCCTTCAATCAGTCAGACTGAATTATaccaccagttgactgctaaCTTGATTTTGTTAGTCTTCTGTGCCGTATTGGCTACTTCAGTTGACTGAAGTGAGCCATCCATCAATTGTTGAATGGTAGCTCATAGATCTTCTCATTGTTGTAGTCTGCTAATGTCTAATCAACAATTCTCTTCTAGGTTTTTCATTGCTAGTGAGGCGATTGATTAGATCCTCGTTGCTGGTCAGTCAAGTCTTTCGGCATTGGTTGATCCTCAACAAAAATATTGTGACTTTCTGTTCGTCTGAGTCGTCAACCTAGTCTGAAACAATTCCAATCGATTGTACCTACCACTTCCAAGGTTGAATCTTTCCTAAGTCTATTCTCACCTGTACCTCACTGTACAAGTGTACTTGACTCATCCTCGCAGAAATTACTTGTGCCAAGAAGTTCCATCCTCTGGGACTTCACCATGCTAAAATGCCTCACTTTCAGGTCTTCCGTGCCAAGAAACCTTACCTCCGGGACCTCACCATCTTGCCTTGCCTGGCATCGTGTCCTCCTTAACTTATCGGTACGCAATCTGTCAAGCATCCGGTCCTTGATCTATGTGCCCTTCCTTTAAAAGTACCCAGTCCTCGAACTACTTGGTCTTCCACTTGTCAATTATCCAGTCCTTGACCTATTTATACTTCAATTATTGCACTCGCAATTACATTTCAAGCTTTTCTACATTGCACACTTGATACACGTGAAAAAATCACAATATCtttttagtttaatatttttgcccaaatatcaaaaccacaTGCTTAAGGGCATGATTGCATCAATATCTTAATCTCCAATTTCTATTTCCGGTTTGCATTGAAGAAATAAATGTGAAGCGTTCAGGGAATATGAGGCTTACGTGGAAGATATCAATAATTTATGTTCCCATGCACACAACACAAGATATAAAAGCAAAGTTAATTTTCATTTAATTGATTGCTtattttagttaaaataaaaGATGAAGAGACAATACTATTGCTTTAATTGTCTAATATTCCAATTCATTCGAAGTATATTTAAAGATTATCTTCATGATGTgactaatttttattaaaatgttGAAACTATTCCTTCTTATACTTGCACGAAGTATTTGCATATTTTGAACTTGTTGCAAATATCTTCACTAtctatattaaatatattattctCAATAGAAGTGACTAAATACTTATTCATGAATGAATTGATCTTCAAATTGTTTACATAAAGAGGTAGGTGCTAACTGTATAGCAGCCCCTCTACTATTTATTGTTGATAATACTCTTTTTACACTTGCCATTTTATCCCTAACAGGAGTCTTCCCCAAGTGGTAAGTGTGGTGCCTCTTGGTAATGCACAAGCCATACCAAAATTGATGTCCCTTCTCCGCCTTTTTATATTGGGATTTAATTGTTTTTCTACATGGGTACTATATGTTCCCCTTCCCAATTCCTAAAATTGCATAGTCCCCTTAGGCACTCTTAAGTTGCACCATCCCAAATTCACTACTTGGTCTCATCAATTTACTATGGCCACCACCACATTTTAAGATATAAAATAATGTTGTCCAACACaagacatatatatatttttgaaaatatcaaaACTGATATAGCTCATGTTTAGTTTGATccataatatattattaaaaatgaAGAAAACCATTAGCTAAAAATGATAACAAGGAGATGGCTATTTCTTcatttagaattaaaaaaaaaaacatcctgTATAACTTCAGATCCAGTGAGCTATCTCAACCAAGGAACTCCATACTCATTTTTACCTCTTATAAATGATGGAAACATTGAGGAGGAATTTGATATTTATTCAATGATGATTTTCTTCTTAAATAAGTTTTACAGTTCTCGACATCAAATTTTGACGACACTTTTTGCTTATCAGTAAGACCTTGGATGCAATTTTACATAATAGGCACTTTTGATTGCCTATTATGTAGTAGGCATAGATTAACTTTTTTCAGAATTGTTAACTCGTATATAAATTATAGTTTTATGGATAAACATACGTTAGTAATAATTGCATATGCATCTTTATATTTGCAGAATGTATAGATTAACCTTTTGTCAAAAATatagttaattttttatatttgccCATCAATTGTTAACTCATATTTGCTTATTGTTGACTctttgtttaaattaaattttcatagATAACACAAAAGTTAATAATCATTTCATTTGCATTGATGCATATGCACTATGTTGTTCTCAACCCACATGCTTCTAACATAAGTGATTTAGAACCTTGACTATCAATTAATTTGAAACTGAGTCTTATATTACAATCCTGAATGGTTCATGGCTTTAATTTGTCCAATAGTCCAGTATTTCTGGTTGTATCTCTAAAACCAAATTGAAAATCTACTCCAAAACTATAATGCTAAAAACCAAAATATATGTATATGTCAGCAGAGGCTTATCCAACAGGATTGAAAATATAGAGAATTGGACAATGCCATGCCTATGGTATTGGTGACATTTCTATTGCAAGCGGTAAATCTCTAGATTTGTTTGCTTGTATATGAAATCAGTAGAAGCTCAATAATGATTCTGACATTTTGGTCATGTAGAGGCCATCAATTTTTTCATTTAAAGTCCGACCATTGATAGGAAATGGAATATGATAATACTGCAGATGCATCTACGTATCTGGTAGCATGTGGACACAAGGAACTGTCTTGCTATCAAATTTAAAAAGTATGAGATACcatttttatatttctatatGTGTGAAACATAGACATCATAAAGCTCTTATGTACAAGAGTGATGACAGAATTCTAGGTACATGAAATTTTAGTTTTGCTTTTTGTAGGAAATCCCAATTCGGAATCAAGTATACCTCATGTTAGGCACCTCCTTTGGTTCTTCAGCTAAAGGAACTGGACTTAAAGCTCTTGAGTTTGCTCTGTCCATCTGTGACACTGTTGATATGTATGGCTTCACAGTGGATCCAGGATATAAAGAATGGTTGAGTAAAAAATCAAAACACCTTCAGCCTTGCCTTGTATGCAGACAACAATTTTGTTCTTACCTAAGCTTGCATCTTTACTGCTTGCAGGACTAGGTACTTTTCAGAGTCTAGGAAGGGGCATACTCCACTTCATGGTAGGGCATATTATCAGATGATGGAGTGTTTAGGAGTAAGCAAAACACTGTCCTTATTTTATAATTGTTGTATCTAGAAGTCAGTCCAACTTTTGAATGCTTCAATACTCCTGTTCAGATTATCAAGATCCATTCTCCTATGCGTGCTGATTTTAGCAGAAGAGTTAACTATCTGCCAAACAAAAGCACACTTGATGCTGCTCGAATTGCATCTGAGAAACTTTTGAGGTAACTGGATTACTGCAACTTATTTATCACTTATATgctatgttgatttttaaacgtCTTCTAATGATTATCAAATTGGAATATATTTGAATACACTGTTTTAGTATCTATGATGTACTGCTATGGGTAATTTTCAAATGGTTCTTTGTAGTGTAACATTCAGTGATTCTATGTTGACATTTTAATTAAGTGCTCCTACCATAATCTTATTCGTTTGATTCGTAAAACACTAatcgagtaaagcagcggaaatataaaagaacacaacgcaaacacaaggtatttacttggtttggagcctgtggcgactcctactccaaggctcacgctcgttgagcgtttacgttgggcaacaactataatttcgaaaaggattacaaatttcaagtacaattcacaataattaaatataccaacgacaatagaAATGGTCgtttctgagctccgggtcgtcggcgtcCAGTTGTAGCTTCGTCGGAACTTCTCGTTAGCAGCTGGTTGCATAAGGATTTCTTGGAAGGTGATGatcttgagctgctggtcgagatgtccttttatacattgctgaaggcgccttaaagtccatccgaggcgcctccaacctgccgagtcagccgcgtggatcagcactgatccggtcgcacctcatccacttgaaggcgccttcaaggctggtccaagacgcctccaaggcctggttcaaggcacctccagcctagtccaaggcgcctcaagctctgctgcgctgacttcttctggcttgcacccgaggagcctccaagctccatggaggcgcctcggacactgttcatccgaggccaagtgtactcttttgtccctgcacaatgtgttagtccacaaaatacacatatactctgcaagacaaagttagcacacataaatatgataagaatagtgtttgacagtctctgaactgtctgggtctgacttcgaatttccaaccggaaaccttaggtcgatccgacgtctactgttctctccgcggagaacgcgtcctcacctactccactcaggagagttacctgttaccagtgcgatcctccagatcgactggacttttgctcaatgctcgatgcttctggactttctgctggactcccgctccccgacccgtccagtcttccacctggttctcgacaccaggacttttcacctagggttaccaccccttaggacttttgcctgaagcactcgacccgccaagactttccgcatagggttaccaccccttatgacctagggttaccaccccctaaggttttccacctgcctaaccgcagctaggacttttgcctaagtacacttaggacttttcctgcaatgctTATTCAACATATTAGTGAAaaaataccttaactttgaaccctttgacataatcaaaagttcgatcgttggatgcttcccgcaccaacataatcAGGGCCTAAAAGTTTTCACCTATTAGAAGTTGTTGCATGTACCAGCCATGGTTGTCAAATTAATGATACAATCCAAAAACATAGATAACAACCATAGCAGATCAGTAAGCTCTGCTTAGGAAtcgataagaaaaaaaaatcaaaatgaagGAAAGAATCTaataacaaatataaaaataaaataaatatgcttAATGTATGAGataataaaaatactaaaataactTGGATAAACATATCTAAATCTTTAAAAAGTTTACATTTTTACTTAAATATATCCAAATGTTACATGTTTTCTTACATTTATCcaagttattaaatttttttaaatctattaTATCCTACAAACAACAACCACCATGCCACTAAGTGAGGTTGACTATATGAATCCTCCTTCATCATTGAGATCGATTATCTACTATATCTTCATCTatgtttaaacaaaaaattattgAACCACACAACCAAAGTTTCGGAATGCCC from Zingiber officinale cultivar Zhangliang chromosome 5B, Zo_v1.1, whole genome shotgun sequence encodes the following:
- the LOC121986102 gene encoding sialyltransferase-like protein 4, with the protein product MRILQLGLLVALASGVSAILIYIVGVSNQYDRLRVTEDDLNALRALQSGFKKCVDSNGLGLQALISQDFCQVKIQYPSDTVSKWSDPETGEPEGLSFDFNLCEAAATWEQVRNSSTILTKEFIDALPNGWEEYAWRRINKGIQLDQCKNRTLCMEKLSSVLPETPPFVPRQFGRCAVIGNSGDLLKTKFGEEIDGYDAVVRENGAPIQNYTQYVGRKSTFRLLNRGSAKALDKVAELDETKKEVLIIKTTIHDIMNKMIREIPIRNQVYLMLGTSFGSSAKGTGLKALEFALSICDTVDMYGFTVDPGYKEWTRYFSESRKGHTPLHGRAYYQMMECLGIIKIHSPMRADFSRRVNYLPNKSTLDAARIASEKLLRRAGAGTNDKFGACSIMNKGQKGKFPTIPGLHEPAVNHQRYVEGASMYPLERNTGHGMLCVLP